A genomic window from Daphnia magna isolate NIES linkage group LG9, ASM2063170v1.1, whole genome shotgun sequence includes:
- the LOC116930487 gene encoding uncharacterized protein LOC116930487 codes for MAAKWLNSVDVDFGVQFPRLSMRAVHGFVRSLKVEPQDLFGLVAAYTSSFLSQHSGIVRTELEGKEVNVVIRDSNIQEKFVRIAGIPQNLDLGVVKTRLKEFGTIIDARWERYQVAEDDVLYPVLATWMIVRMTLTKNIPSYITIGSYRAMVKYEGQKLTCRLCDDETHFSYNCPTLRRNKETINVQKPSSKMTKKTETVPEKPVPLPLDVDPMFSKAFLECGLQSSLLGRTPNLEISPTEQPVKSTDDSPRQTPPAQMIIPETQPDDSEPMTISMEPVEPNLGEVEPMETDKTNIVGLQEVAFHSCPIIESRYRLLANVGPNKNGTAILIRQGLDYSRLLLEPDGRLISIDLECFTFINIYAPSGSHVKTGRNNFLRQTVPAYTITTRLPFVLMGDFNCVDDIQDKASSDSFTSQSNIASYALKEMVTGLDLVDIWKKLNKSEPGHTFYHPYGSSRLDRIYASRSFAENFLNIYLQSLSVSDHQSVQSTFTCNLDLPHRTRSPAGLWKLNTSILSEKGYQNYVKNCIHESANHPLRESNVANWWESVLKPGIKRISVDYSKQRARMIRETKFFYQSCIQEMTEADTFDWGNSYVIAGPSGDQANSQVFRALWNF; via the exons atggctgccaagtggctcaatagtgtagatgtcgattttggggttcaattcccgagatTGAGTATGCGTGCGGTACATGGGTtcgtgcgtagtttgaaggttgagcCACAGGATCTCTTTGGCCTAGTTGCT GCATAcacctcaagttttttgtcccaacacagtggtatcgtcaggacgGAATTGGAAGGGAAAGAAGTTAATGTAGTCATCAGGGACAGTAATATTCAGGAGAAATTTGTCagaattgcagggattccacagaatctagacttgggagtagtAAAGACACGTCTGAAGGAATTTGGAACCATAATTGATGCTCGTTGGGAACGCTATCAGGTGGCAGAGGATGACGTTTTATACCCTGTTCTTGCCACTTGGATGATAGTACGAATGACGTTGACTAAGAATATTCCCTCATATATTACTATTGGCAGCtatcgtgccatggtaaagtatgagGGACAAAAACTTACTTGCAGACTGTGTGACGACGAAACCCATTTTAGCTACAACTGCCCAACTTTGAGACGTAATAAGGAAACTATCAATGTCCAAAAGCCCAGTAgtaaaatgacaaaaaagacAGAGACAGTTCCGGAAAAACCCGTCCCTCTACCCTTAGATGTAGACCCCATGTTTTCTAAGGCCTTTCTTGAGTGTGGATTACAAAGTTCACTCTTAGGGAGGACTCCCAACTTAGAAATTTCTCCCACCGAACAACCCGTTAAATCCACAGACGACTCACCACGACAGACTCCACCAGCCCAAATGATAATCCCTGAAACGCAACCTGATGACTCAGAACCAATGACAATTTCCATGGAACCAGTGGAACCCAATTTGGGGGAAGTTGAGCCCATGGAAACTGACAAAACAA ATATCGtgggacttcaagaggtagcatttcattcttgtccaattattgaaagtCGCTACCGTTTGTTggcaaatgtcggtcccaacaaaaatggaacagccattctcatTAGACAGGGTCTGGACTATTCTCGATTACTTCTAGAACCCGACGGAAGGCTCATATCTATTGACTTGGAATGTTTCacgtttattaatatctatgccccgtcaggtaGTCATGTAAAAACTGGGAGAAACAactttcttcgtcaaaccgtcCCTGCATATACAATAActactcgactgcccttcgtgttgatgggcgattttaactGCGtagacgacatccaagataagGCATCCTCCGACTCCTTCACTTCCCAAAGTAATATCGCCAGCTATGCTTTGAaagagatggttactggtcttgatctggtagatatctggaaaaagctaaataaaAGTGAACCGGGGCACACTTTTTACCATCCCTACGGTTCTTCTCGGCTTGATAGGATATATGCTAGCCGATCTTTTGCagagaattttttaaatatttatttgcaaTCTTTGTCGGTTAGTGATCATCAATCGGTACAATCCACGTTTACCTGCAATCTCGATCTCCCACATCGTACTAGATCCCCTGCTGGTTTGTGGAAATTAAATACTTCCATATTGTCAGAAAAAGGCTATCAAAACTATGTAAAAAATTGTATTCATGAATCTGccaatcatcctcttagggaaagtaatgtcgcaaattggtgggagagtgtcctgaaaccagGTATCAAACGCATTTCGGTAGATTATTCTAAGCAAAGAGCTAGAATGATTAGGGAAACGAAGTTTTTCTACCAGTCCTGCATTCAGGAGATGACTgaagcagatacctttgattgg GGAAACTCTTACGTCATCGCAGGGCCGagcggcgatcaggctaattcccaAGTCTTCAGGGCtctgtggaatttctaa